A single window of Oerskovia paurometabola DNA harbors:
- a CDS encoding carbohydrate ABC transporter permease, with product MDGVADRGAVSVADWRRPSVRFGMGGTHVLLLVLLVVAGLGPMLLLAKFAVTPTQDILRTPMAVFPNGIAWDNLDKAWNEVQISKYFFNTIWLALGSWAVQMVVATTAGYALSVLRPRYGKVVQAAVLSTMFIPAVVLLVPLYLTILDPPLLGTSLINSFWAVWLPAGASAFNVLLVQRFFDNLPREVFEAARVDGAGPYRLFWSIVLPMSKPILGVVSVFAIIASWKDFLWPLLVLKDPLIQPLSVRLPAIAATTDKGVFLAALAISTIIPVLLFLVFQRTFLQGAGLGGAVKG from the coding sequence ATGGACGGCGTGGCCGACCGCGGCGCCGTGTCCGTCGCGGACTGGCGCCGCCCCTCGGTGCGGTTCGGGATGGGCGGGACGCACGTCCTGCTGCTCGTCCTGCTCGTGGTCGCGGGGCTCGGGCCCATGCTGCTGCTCGCGAAGTTCGCGGTCACGCCCACGCAGGACATCCTGCGCACGCCCATGGCGGTCTTCCCGAACGGCATCGCGTGGGACAACCTCGACAAGGCGTGGAACGAGGTGCAGATCAGCAAGTACTTCTTCAACACGATCTGGCTCGCGCTGGGGTCGTGGGCCGTGCAGATGGTCGTCGCGACGACGGCCGGGTACGCGTTGTCCGTGCTGCGCCCGCGCTACGGCAAGGTGGTCCAGGCCGCGGTGCTGTCGACCATGTTCATCCCGGCCGTGGTGCTGCTCGTCCCGCTCTACCTGACGATCCTGGACCCGCCGCTGCTGGGTACCTCGCTCATCAACAGCTTCTGGGCCGTGTGGCTGCCCGCGGGCGCGAGCGCGTTCAACGTGCTGCTCGTGCAGCGGTTCTTCGACAACCTGCCGCGCGAGGTCTTCGAGGCCGCGCGGGTCGACGGGGCAGGGCCCTACCGGTTGTTCTGGTCGATCGTGCTGCCCATGTCCAAGCCCATCCTGGGCGTGGTGTCGGTGTTCGCGATCATCGCGAGCTGGAAGGACTTCCTGTGGCCGCTCCTGGTCCTCAAGGACCCCCTGATCCAGCCGCTGTCGGTGCGCCTGCCCGCGATCGCGGCCACGACCGACAAGGGGGTGTTCCTCGCGGCGCTCGCGATCTCGACGATCATCCCGGTGCTGCTGTTCCTCGTGTTCCAGCGCACGTTCCTGCAGGGCGCGGGCCTCGGGGGAGCGGTCAAGGGGTAG
- the hemQ gene encoding hydrogen peroxide-dependent heme synthase, with the protein MNDAHRVPVDHEQINDSIRYTMWSVFALAESLPADAAERTEMVEAALAAVGGGDDPAAVEGDLVVRGWYDLGGLRSDADLMVWWHGPTVESVQGAYQRLRASELGRHLEPVWSNAALHRPAEFNRGHVPAFLMHEEPGAYLCVYPFVRSYDWYLLPDAERRTMLRDHGLAARDYADVRANTVASFALGDYEWLLAFEAQELHRIVDLMRDLRATEARRHVREETPFFTGPRTTLIEWAGRQPLS; encoded by the coding sequence ATGAACGACGCGCACCGCGTCCCCGTGGACCACGAGCAGATCAACGACTCGATCCGCTACACGATGTGGTCGGTCTTCGCGCTGGCCGAGTCCCTGCCGGCCGACGCCGCCGAGCGCACCGAGATGGTCGAGGCCGCTCTCGCCGCGGTCGGTGGCGGCGACGACCCGGCGGCCGTCGAGGGCGACCTCGTGGTCCGCGGCTGGTACGACCTGGGGGGCCTGCGCTCCGACGCCGACCTCATGGTCTGGTGGCACGGTCCGACCGTCGAGTCGGTCCAGGGCGCCTACCAGCGCCTGCGGGCGAGCGAGCTCGGCCGTCACCTCGAGCCGGTCTGGTCGAATGCGGCCCTGCACCGCCCGGCCGAGTTCAACCGTGGCCACGTCCCGGCGTTCCTCATGCACGAGGAGCCGGGGGCGTACCTGTGCGTGTACCCGTTCGTGCGGTCGTACGACTGGTACCTCCTACCCGATGCCGAGCGCCGCACCATGCTGCGCGACCACGGGCTCGCGGCCCGCGACTACGCGGACGTGCGGGCCAACACGGTCGCTTCCTTCGCCCTCGGCGACTACGAGTGGCTGCTGGCCTTCGAGGCCCAGGAGCTGCACCGCATCGTCGACCTCATGCGCGACCTGCGGGCCACCGAGGCGCGCCGCCACGTGCGCGAGGAGACGCCGTTCTTCACGGGTCCCCGGACCACGCTGATCGAGTGGGCGGGGCGTCAGCCGCTGTCCTGA
- a CDS encoding ABC transporter substrate-binding protein, which yields MKSTRRAIALTLVGALTATALAACSSSGSGDDESADGKTTLKVVSLLPGSEPEAIDAFNEQVKQFEDANPDIDVVPEEYEWKATTFAAQLAGGTLPDVFEIPFTDAKTLVENKQIADLDTQFRTLPYADKFNPAIIDAGTGPDGHVYAIPAKNVYGVGLHYNRALFESAGLDPDSPPTSWDQVREYAKKIADANPGVAGYAQMTQNNTGGWQLTVNTYSRGGRVQDVADDGTATESLDNDGTKEALEFLKTLRWEDNSMGSNFLLDWGTMNEAFAAGQVGMYTSGSDVYTSMVQSNGLDPATYGLTALPLDGGDAGVLTGGTLAAMPAKATDEKKAAAVKWIDFFYLNKLVDQDAAVKDAQTLVASDQPVGTPVLPMFSKEQYLENQEWIKDYINVPLNQMTGYTDTMFDLPLVGEPSQKTQEIYALMDPVVQAVLTDQNADIDKLLADANKQAQALLDQG from the coding sequence ATGAAGTCCACACGCCGCGCGATCGCCCTCACCCTCGTGGGGGCCCTCACCGCCACCGCCCTCGCCGCCTGCTCGAGCTCCGGCTCGGGCGACGACGAGTCCGCCGACGGGAAGACCACCCTCAAGGTCGTCTCCCTCCTGCCCGGCTCCGAGCCCGAAGCCATCGACGCCTTCAACGAGCAGGTCAAGCAGTTCGAGGACGCCAACCCCGACATCGACGTCGTGCCCGAGGAGTACGAGTGGAAGGCGACCACGTTCGCCGCCCAGCTCGCCGGCGGCACCCTGCCCGACGTGTTCGAGATCCCGTTCACCGACGCCAAGACCCTCGTCGAGAACAAGCAGATCGCGGACCTCGACACCCAGTTCCGCACCCTGCCCTACGCCGACAAGTTCAACCCCGCCATCATCGACGCCGGCACCGGACCCGACGGCCACGTCTACGCCATCCCTGCCAAGAACGTCTACGGCGTCGGCCTCCACTACAACCGCGCCCTGTTCGAGTCCGCAGGCCTCGACCCCGACTCGCCGCCCACCTCCTGGGACCAGGTCCGCGAGTACGCCAAGAAGATCGCCGACGCCAACCCCGGCGTCGCGGGCTACGCCCAGATGACGCAGAACAACACCGGCGGCTGGCAGCTCACCGTCAACACCTACTCGCGCGGCGGCCGCGTCCAGGACGTCGCCGACGACGGCACGGCCACCGAGTCGCTCGACAACGACGGCACCAAGGAAGCCCTCGAGTTCCTCAAGACGCTGCGCTGGGAGGACAACTCCATGGGCAGCAACTTCCTCCTCGACTGGGGCACCATGAACGAGGCCTTCGCCGCCGGACAGGTCGGCATGTACACGTCGGGCTCCGACGTCTACACCTCGATGGTCCAGTCCAACGGGCTCGACCCCGCGACCTACGGGCTCACCGCGCTGCCCCTCGACGGCGGCGACGCCGGCGTCCTCACGGGCGGCACCCTCGCCGCGATGCCCGCCAAGGCCACCGACGAGAAGAAGGCCGCCGCCGTCAAGTGGATCGACTTCTTCTACCTCAACAAGCTCGTCGACCAGGACGCCGCCGTCAAGGACGCCCAGACGCTCGTCGCGAGCGACCAGCCCGTCGGCACGCCCGTGCTCCCCATGTTCAGCAAGGAGCAGTACCTCGAGAACCAGGAATGGATCAAGGACTACATCAACGTCCCGCTGAACCAGATGACCGGGTACACCGACACCATGTTCGACCTGCCCCTCGTCGGTGAGCCGTCGCAGAAGACGCAGGAGATCTACGCGCTCATGGACCCCGTCGTGCAGGCCGTGCTGACGGACCAGAACGCCGACATCGACAAGCTGCTGGCGGACGCGAACAAGCAGGCCCAGGCGCTGCTCGACCAGGGGTGA
- a CDS encoding carbohydrate ABC transporter permease — protein MVFMLPVIVIFGVFSWFPIVRALLMSVQETNLVDTQFVGLDNFRYVLADPLLWTAVKNTAYFAFLALLFGYPIPLVAAVLMSEVRRYKGLYSALAYLPVVVPPVVAVLLWKFFYDAGPHGVFNTILGWVGLGPYPWLQDATTAMPSLVLAATWAGAGGTIIIYLAALTSVPPELYDAAEVDGAGVWRKVWHVTMPQLRGVLFITLILQIIGTAQVFLEPYLFTGGGPANSTITILLLIYNYAFANSLGGNYGAATALSLMLALALAAFSALYFRLTRSWSTS, from the coding sequence ATGGTCTTCATGCTGCCCGTGATCGTGATCTTCGGGGTCTTCTCCTGGTTCCCGATCGTGCGCGCGCTCCTCATGAGCGTGCAGGAGACGAACCTCGTCGACACCCAGTTCGTGGGGCTCGACAACTTCCGGTACGTGCTCGCCGACCCGCTGCTGTGGACCGCGGTCAAGAACACGGCGTACTTCGCGTTCCTCGCGCTGCTCTTCGGGTACCCGATCCCGCTCGTGGCTGCCGTGCTCATGAGCGAGGTGCGGCGGTACAAGGGCCTGTACTCGGCCCTCGCGTACCTGCCGGTCGTCGTGCCGCCCGTCGTGGCCGTGCTGCTGTGGAAGTTCTTCTACGACGCCGGCCCCCACGGCGTGTTCAACACGATCCTCGGCTGGGTGGGACTCGGCCCCTACCCCTGGCTCCAGGACGCGACCACGGCCATGCCGTCGCTCGTCCTCGCGGCCACGTGGGCCGGGGCCGGCGGCACGATCATCATCTACCTCGCGGCCCTGACGAGCGTCCCGCCCGAGCTCTACGACGCCGCCGAGGTCGACGGCGCGGGCGTGTGGCGCAAGGTGTGGCACGTGACCATGCCCCAGCTCCGCGGGGTCCTGTTCATCACGCTGATCCTGCAGATCATCGGGACCGCGCAGGTGTTCCTCGAGCCGTACCTGTTCACGGGGGGCGGCCCCGCGAACTCGACCATCACGATCCTGCTGCTCATCTACAACTACGCGTTCGCGAACAGCCTGGGCGGCAACTACGGCGCGGCGACGGCCCTGTCGCTCATGCTCGCGCTCGCCCTCGCGGCCTTCTCCGCCCTGTACTTCCGCCTGACCCGGTCCTGGAGCACCTCATGA
- a CDS encoding ferrochelatase translates to MPSYSPQTTAAGPGARTSTAPAAAAEVRPYDALLLYSFGGPNKPEDVVPFLRNVTVGKGIPDERLEEVGEHYYGFGGKSPINEQNLALKAALEEELADRGIDLPVVWGNRNWEPYTRDAVEQLAEVGAKRAVALVTSAFSSYSGCRQYREDLALTLDARGELGPDGSTGIQFDKVRSYFNHPGFAQANVDAVLEAYEALAAKGGDVREARLVFVTHSIPLTMEAASRISHATYSRQHLDLARVVAEEVSARLGHEVEWNLTFCSRSGPPAQPWLEPDVNDHLESLAADDVTNVVLSPIGFVSDHMEVAYDLDTEAMETATRLGITAVRAGTVGTRAPFVKGLVDLVLERAAIARDEKFTEAVVGELGPFRSVCAPDCCLRRDGEPSGIPALCSTDLHR, encoded by the coding sequence ATGCCCTCGTACTCGCCCCAGACGACGGCCGCCGGACCCGGTGCACGGACCAGCACCGCTCCTGCCGCTGCCGCAGAAGTCCGCCCCTACGACGCCCTCCTCCTCTACTCGTTCGGAGGACCCAACAAGCCCGAGGACGTCGTGCCGTTCCTGCGCAACGTCACGGTCGGCAAGGGGATCCCCGACGAACGTCTCGAGGAGGTCGGCGAGCACTACTACGGGTTCGGCGGCAAGAGCCCCATCAACGAGCAGAACCTCGCCCTCAAGGCCGCGCTCGAGGAAGAGCTCGCGGACCGCGGGATCGACCTGCCCGTCGTGTGGGGCAACCGCAACTGGGAGCCCTACACGCGCGACGCCGTCGAGCAGCTCGCCGAGGTCGGCGCGAAGCGCGCCGTTGCCCTCGTGACCTCGGCCTTCTCGTCCTACTCGGGCTGCCGTCAGTACCGCGAGGACCTCGCGCTCACGCTCGACGCCCGCGGCGAGCTCGGCCCCGACGGCTCGACCGGCATCCAGTTCGACAAGGTGCGCTCGTACTTCAACCACCCCGGCTTCGCGCAGGCGAACGTCGACGCCGTGCTCGAGGCGTACGAGGCGCTCGCGGCCAAGGGCGGCGACGTGCGCGAGGCCCGGCTCGTGTTCGTCACGCACTCGATCCCGCTGACCATGGAGGCCGCGTCGCGCATCTCGCACGCGACCTACTCGCGCCAGCACCTCGACCTGGCCCGCGTCGTCGCCGAGGAGGTCTCGGCCCGCCTCGGTCACGAGGTCGAGTGGAACCTCACGTTCTGCTCGCGCTCTGGCCCGCCCGCTCAGCCGTGGCTCGAGCCGGACGTCAACGACCACCTGGAGTCGCTGGCCGCCGACGACGTCACGAACGTCGTGCTCTCGCCGATCGGCTTCGTGTCGGACCACATGGAGGTCGCGTACGACCTCGACACCGAGGCCATGGAGACCGCGACGCGCCTCGGGATCACCGCGGTGCGCGCCGGGACCGTCGGCACCCGGGCGCCCTTCGTCAAGGGCCTCGTGGACCTGGTCCTCGAGCGGGCGGCCATCGCGCGCGACGAGAAGTTCACGGAGGCCGTGGTCGGCGAGCTCGGGCCGTTCCGCTCGGTCTGCGCACCGGACTGCTGCCTGCGCCGCGACGGCGAGCCCAGCGGCATCCCCGCGCTGTGCAGCACCGACCTGCACCGCTGA